In Helianthus annuus cultivar XRQ/B chromosome 8, HanXRQr2.0-SUNRISE, whole genome shotgun sequence, a single genomic region encodes these proteins:
- the LOC110870374 gene encoding uncharacterized protein LOC110870374 has product MVSISELMNIFFKERHVVGSVISCGDLEIFDRLPKETKKMNFDIEDLDGKVLRCTVWNDYALQIKDFISKVPPHEHVMAVIQHGKCKEWKGEYTVQSDKFATRIFLNQEIDEVDELRRRHILKFGQGSSSTSQTILSSQSIFPLHKELVTEGVKKHVDEISEIEEVSLLCI; this is encoded by the exons ATGGTTTCAATTTCAGAGCTTATGAACATATTCTTCAAGGAGAGGC ATGTTGTTGGATCTGTGATTTCTTGTGGAGATCTTGAAATCTTTGATCGACTTCCAAAGGAGACTAAGAAGATGAATTTCGATATTGAAGATTTGGA TGGTAAGGTTTTGCGGTGTACTGTGTGGAATGATTATGCTCTGCAGATTAAGGACTTCATTTCTAAAGTCCCACCTCATGAGCATGTGATGGCTGTTATACAACATGGAAAGTGTAAGGAATGGAAAG GTGAATATACTGTTCAAAGTGACAAGTTTGCAACACGAATTTTTCTGAATCAAGAAATTGATGAAGTTGATGAGCTAAGGAGGAG GCATATATTGAAGTTTGGACAAGGGAGTAGTTCCACTTCTCAGACGATACTATCGTCTCAGAGTATTTTTCCATTACATAAAGAATTGGTAACTGAAGGTgtgaagaaacatgttgatgagatTAGCGAGATAGAAGAGGTTTCACTTCTTTGTATATAG